From the Papaver somniferum cultivar HN1 chromosome 2, ASM357369v1, whole genome shotgun sequence genome, the window GTTAAGGACATAAAAAGGGATTATGGAGTGGTTATCAATTACCGGCAGGGATACAACGCTTGCAAGCGTGGTATTGAGCTGATCAAAGGTAACCCTGATGAATCGTACCAACACCTCGTTGGTTATAGTCACATGCTTGGTGCTCGTAACAAGGGTACTATTACCGAGATTGTAACTGATTCAGATGAttattttctatattatttcTTTGCTTTTGGAGTATGTATTGAAGGATTCAAAAACTGTTTCAGACCCGCATTTGCGGTTGATGGTACACATCTTACAGGGCCACGCCAAGAAGTTCTACTGTCATTCGTTGGAATGGATCCCGACGAGTCGATCTATCCTATTGCttttgctgttgttgattcaGAGAATAATGAATCTTGGGAATGGTTTATGAGAAAGTTAGTCGGAGTACTTGGCGATAAGTATGATATGAATGAAGACGTTGTTGTGGCAACAGACAGGCACCCATCGATCGGTAAAGCCATAAGGTTGGCATTTCCTTGTGCTAATCAAGTATACTGCATCCACCATCTTTCAGGTATTTAACAAGACTTTATATACTATAAACACACGAATTTTGTGTTTAAATAGATTTGATGTTAGTTATCTGAATGGACACAACGTTAACCTTGATTTGTGTTTAGTGTAACTTATCAGACTGTAGGTCTTTATGTGTGCGTATCTAGATAGAGTTATGAAGTCAATGACAATAGCATCATATTGCATATAATGTCCCAGCGGAGGTGGCAGAACAAGTTTTGTAGCATCAATAGCATCATATTGCATATATGTACAGTCCAAACAAGTTTTGTTGTCCATCCTGTTGTATGATACATttcagacatatatatatatatatatatatatatatatgcatgcttCATGTTGTACTTATAGGTCAATCCTGTAATGTTTGACCTTGCAGAAAATATCAAACAGACCTACCACAACGCCACGGCTTCGGTGGCATTTACAAGAGCTGCAAAAGCGTTTAGCAATGATGAGTATGAACTTGCTATGAGAGACCTAGGTTTAGTGAGCCCCGCTGCTTTAAAATCTGTAGTGGATCTTGGACCGGAAATGTGGGTCAGGGTGAAGGCTAGAACAGGTCGTTTTACTCTCATGACTACAAACGCCTGTGAAACTTTCAATTCAAGAATAGCTGATGTTAAAGGTCTTCCAATCTGTCATTTAGTCGATTACATTCGCAGGTTCCTTATGGAATGGTTCTGCGAACGTATACAACTAGCTCGTGATCGGCAAGATCCTTTAAGTCAACATGCACGGGATATAATCAAAGAACGGTGGGTTGTGTCAAAAAGGTTTGTGGCTTGCCATGTCGATGGGGACGAATATGAAGTGGACGAGGGTGACTATGAAGAGCAGCACACCGTCTATCTTGACCGAAGGTCTTGCACGTGCAAAGTGTTTGACTATCATCATCATCCGTGTCCCCACGTACTTGCAGTGTATGAGACATATAAGATAAAAGAAGAAGGCCTTTGTGGGGAATATTATAAAACATCGGTTTGGAGATCTATGTATGAACCTAAAATCTATGGTGTGCTGAGCCCAAAAACTTGGGATATCCCAGCGGAGGTGGCAGAACGGGTGGTGCTTCCTCCAAAAACTACACCGGAAGTTGGTCGTCGGAGCATCAAGAGGAAAAGGTCTGCCATTGAAAAACCTAGAAAGAAAAGAGCTTGTTCAAGGTGTCACCAGACAGGGCATTATGCTAACAACAAACGTTGTCCCAAGTCTTAGAACTGGTGTGATTTTGGTTGCTGACATTGCTTACCTTGTTATGTTTGTTTGAAATAGTTTAGGCGGCATCATTAGTAGAGTGGATTTAGTCATATTTTCATCCTCAGGGTAAATTAGTTTTTCTCAGACTTGATATTAAACCTTAAATTTCGGAAAGTAGGTCTTTTGTAATTGAATTTGGGAATTACCCTTTGAAAATGAATTCCTTAGTTATCTTATGTTTATTAATTGTAAGTTTTACTGGCATGTTTCATGTGAACTGATTACAAGAATCAAAAATCATTTACTACCATGTTGTTTTAGTTATTGGTAGCTAGGTGATGCACTCTTTTAAACGTGCTAATGTTCATTTACTTTTCTTATTGAAACAACGAAAATTATATAGCCATAACTAGGACAACCTAGAAGTAAAAACAGTTCCATCGTACCTAATAAAAAGGACTTcaaatataaaataaactaatCAGACATTATCTTAAACCATTCTTCATCACTTTTCTTTTCAAGTTCTGCGTTCTTGTGCCTTCGAATATCGATCTTCATTGCACCATTCATCAGCTCAACAAGGGAAAGATCTTGAAAAAAACTCTGTCCAAAAttctcttccttgatccatacgcCGATGCCATGATAAGGAATGATACATGATTCCGGGACTGATATCCTTAACCTTTTGCATTCTTCACGTAATGGCGATCCTCCTTTACTAACTCAAACCACTCCTTACAGAATTGGCTACCGTTTTTTGTTGTGTAGAAATTAGTTATTACACGCTTAGCAATAAGTTTTTTAGAGTCAACAAACTCATCACCATCCGACGCAACACCATTCCTCCCATATATGGTAGTATATTGATTTCTTGTTCGGGCAGTTGAATTAAGTGAGGTTACGTCAGACTGTTGAGAGGATCATTCCATTGTTTCAGATGATTTGAGATAAAAACTTGTAAACAAATGTACCTAATAACAGTGATTTTCTTTACCCTAGAGATTATTAAGCACAAACGAATCTGAATGATGTCCATTTATACTTATGTTGGCAAACATGTAGAATTTAATGCCAACTAAATATAGTTGGCGCCTCTCATGTTCACCTCTCATGTGTAACTGAAAAGAAAAAAGCAAGCTGGTTTTTACTAATTACAATTagtcaaaaagttttttttttgtttctttttttcacGTTTCCCAATTAGTCTTCTGCTAGCAGCTTACGGGTTGTGTTACCTTTcagaaacaaaagagataaggaagaagaaaaaagcaAATTTAAAGCTTGTCCCATTCTTGGGTAATGTTTACACACATTGACAACATTCCCTTCAAATCCTCTCATATGTACCTGAAAAGTGAAAACCAATTTCTTTTCACCACATTAGCCACAGCACCTCCATGTCATAAGGGGACAAGCCGTTACCTCTATCACTATTAAAAATTGTGCATAAAAATTGTCCAATAAGGGACAAATTATTGTGGCGGCCTGTAGTTTATTTTAAGTCAAATCAGGTGCGGGTGTGGGAGTTGGGAAGTAAATGCTTATtcaaatttcaaagaaaatgGGTGAGTCATTTAacataacaaagaaaaaaaaaatataaacaaaaggaaaatcaaacacaACTTAGATATGAGTGAGGTAGGAAGATGCTTTCTCAGTCTACAATtctatacatacatatatatatatatgacatcCAACCCTGACATCCAACCCTTAGGAGTGATTCCTTACAATTTAAACTACCCACTTCGATCAAATGGGTTCAAGATCAGAGAGAAAATCATGTTTGgaaaaatgtttttctaaaattcCTTCAAAAACAAGACGTCAAAGCAACCAACAAACCAACAACCTACCAAAACCAGCGGATGAGGGTTCTTCAAGTATGTCTTTAACAAATCTGGATACTTCTGCCAATGGAGTTATGTCCTATGAGGAATGGTATGACGCGATTGAAGAAGGTCGTAGATTAAGAAAGGAAACAACTGAGTTGGGTCTTCCAGTTACGCCGTTGCCACCTCTTGGAGATCTATTACACCATACATACAATGATCTGGTCAAATGTGTTAATTCTATAAGAGCTGAGAATAACacacttaataggagattgattaATCGGAAGAAGTATTCTGCTCTACAGGGGACTAATATCTAACTGGAGTGGTAGTAAAATCAATCATTTTCTCTTGCAGTATTATGGTAAAAAAAAGTTTATTTAGAGCAATGTGTATGAGTGGTAATTTAGTATACCTTTTATCTTCTGTTCAGTTTACTTGGTAGTAACTGAAGTTGTTGTGCAAGTGCAATGCAGCAGGATAGTACTTCAGAGTATAAAtttacgaacaatatcgcagttcTCCATTGCTACTTTGTTGCTCTCCCTTTATATTCAGCGAGCTTCATACTGCACAACTGACGACAAACAAAACCATCAGCTTAGTTTTGATCCAGAACAAAACTATCAAAATACATCCCGAATCAGACGAACATACATTTTCATAAAATATAGAAAGGTATTTATCTACCATAATTCAACTTCTTCAACATAGTTTTCTAAGAAAACTAATGCATACATAATGTTCAAAATGTTACCATCTCAAAGGGGGTCAAACACCCATCAAAATTATATTTAGATATCCCTTTGTTAGCAGAAAAACCATAGTATATTTTCTATAATTCATATATTGGTCAACGCGTAACTATATGCTGGGCACTCAACAATCATCACACAataagtatatatagcaataagGTATATATACTTCCAATAAGGAAGTATATACATATGCAGGTCTAACAAGAAACTGGCCACTAGTTA encodes:
- the LOC113352120 gene encoding uncharacterized protein LOC113352120, which produces MISKAVLIHCNGEWVHKKGNDDYKGITHLAGVPDKYTFEDVKKRAMDVLGFVHKPCFDVYGLIDVPGTSFKQRIKIVSEEMLIFYVGQTCGVPSFYTIKYGEEVKVDIPPVTPKKITGDYSGSKMLPHTPLTPLNNLTSCSSEDYQYKNETIKGDGGVKASTSGTKARKCLEPVMTPSAKKLRCLHDATTTPAPVMDIPKPPKDMKYNDLCVGNTFKRKGELKLILAISKVERNFEYKAFKSDSQRFIAKCKDKTCEWRLRAVPLDSCGWWKLTVANDFHTCESNKRTDPELRTKAPATGIAELFKHKFKELDAAFTPKQLVKDIKRDYGVVINYRQGYNACKRGIELIKGNPDESYQHLVGYSHMLGARNKGTITEIVTDSDDYFLYYFFAFGVCIEGFKNCFRPAFAVDGTHLTGPRQEVLLSFVGMDPDESIYPIAFAVVDSENNESWEWFMRKLVGVLGDKYDMNEDVVVATDRHPSIGKAIRLAFPCANQVYCIHHLSENIKQTYHNATASVAFTRAAKAFSNDEYELAMRDLGLVSPAALKSVVDLGPEMWVRVKARTGRFTLMTTNACETFNSRIADVKGLPICHLVDYIRRFLMEWFCERIQLARDRQDPLSQHARDIIKERWVVSKRFVACHVDGDEYEVDEGDYEEQHTVYLDRRSCTCKVFDYHHHPCPHVLAVYETYKIKEEGLCGEYYKTSVWRSMYEPKIYGVLSPKTWDIPAEVAERVVLPPKTTPEVGRRSIKRKRSAIEKPRKKRACSRCHQTGHYANNKRCPKS